Genomic DNA from Pseudomonas helmanticensis:
CAGGTCCTCGAAAACACTGAGGTTGCCGGCGACATGTATGTCGACGGGCAAGTGACTCGACACACCACCACCACCCGTTGCGTCACTCAATAACGCCGGCGGGGCACAAGTCCCGGGTTGAGCGGATTGTACTGGTGGCCGATCTGCTCGGCACGGCGGTGTTTGCCGTGGAAGGCGCCATTGCGGCGATGCGCAGTCAGCTCGACTTGCTCGGGGTGATGGTCATCGCGTTTATTGTCGCGCTCGGCGGTGGCGTGACGCGTGACTTGCTGATTGGCGCCACGCCACCCAACGCGGTGGCCGATTGGCGCTATCCGGCGCTGGCGTTTTTCATGGGCGGGCTGGCGTTCGTGTTCCATGAACACGTGCTGAGCTGGTCCGGTTCGACCCTGATTGTGCTGGACGCCGCCGGGTTGGCGCTGTTTGCCGTAGCCGGCGCGCAGAAGGCTTTGAATTTCGCGATTACGCCATTTGTGGCGATGCTGATGGGCACGATTACCGGCGTCGGCGGCGGGGTGATCCGGGACATCGTGCTGGCGCGGATACCCGTGGTGCTGCAGGCGGATCTGTATGCCAGTTCGGCGTTTACCGGTGCGGCGGTGTTGATCATCGCGCGGCGCTGCGGTGTGTCGCCGGTGGCAGCAGCGTTGCTGGAAGGCGCAGCGTGTCTGCTGCTGCGCCTGTTGTCAGTGCATTTCGGCTGGCAGTTACCGAAGGTCATTGACGCCTGAATCTCAAACCTCTTCCAGGCTGACCCAACGCTGCTCGCGCGCAGCGAGGCGAATCGCCGTGGCCAGACGCTCGACCGCCCAGGCCTGTTCGAAGTCGGTGCCACCCTGATGGTTGCCGGCCAGCGCCATCAGCACGTCATGCACCTCCAGCGTCTTCAGTTCGTTGTAGCCCAATTGATGACCCGGGGCTGGGCTGAATGCGGCGTAGCCCGGCAGGTTGGGGCCGGCGAGCAGGCGCTGGAAGCCGTCCTGCCCGGCGCGGAACAGACGCAGTTCATTCAAACGCTCCTGATCGAACGTCAGGGTGCCGCGCGTGCCACTGATTTCAAAGCTCAGGTGATTTTTGTAGCCGTGCTTGAGCCAACTGCTGCTGAACGTGCCTCGGGCGCCGTTGGCGAAACGCAGCAGGGCGTGCACTTGATCGTCGACGTTGATCGGTTTTTGCGTGGTGCCGGCCGGGCGTTGGGTGTGCACGGTGTGAGTGTCGGCACAAACGGCTTCAACGTCGCCGACCAGATAGCGCGCCATCGACAGCAAGTGACTGCCGAGATCGGCCAGTGCACCGCCGGCATGCGCCGGATCGCAGCGCCATGACCACGGCGAATCGGGGTCGGCCATGAAGTCTTCGCTGAATTCGCCCTGAAAGCTGATGATCTCGCCGAGTTCGCCGTCGCGAATCAGGTCATGCGCCAAGGTGATCATCGGGTTGTGCTGATAGTTGTAGCCGACCCGCGTGACCACACCGGCGTCTCTCGCCGCCTGACGCATCGCGCTGGCTTGTTCGAGGCTCACCGCCAGGGGCTTTTCGCAGTAAACCGCTTTGCCGGCAGCCAGGGCGGCCATGGCCATTGGATAGTGCAGGTGATTAGGGGTGGTGATGGCGACCAGATTGACTTTGGGGTCATTGATCAAGTGTTGCCAGTCGCTGTGATGGGCGGCAAATCCCCAGGCTTCGGCACACTGGCGGGCACGCTGTGGATCGGCGTCGGTGAGGGCGGCGAGGTTGAGTTTGAATGGCAGTTCGAAGACTGCACTGACATTGCGAAACGCCAAGGCATGGGCACGGCCCATGAAACCTGTGCCGATGAGACCGATACCGAGTTCGCGCATAGCCTTCTTCCTTTGGATTTTTATTTTCAGGAAGGCTATTTATGGAATAAAAATTCCCTTAATGCAAATTTCAGAATAATTATTCAATCCATGTAGGAGCTGCCGCAGGCTGCGATGTTGTTTTAAAGACAAGATCAAAAGATCGCAGCCTGCGGCAGCTCCTACATGGGTCAGTCGATCAGTACATGGGGTGGCTGGAGGTCAGGACAGGAAACCACCGTCCACATTCAGCGCAACGCCGGTGGTGTAGCTCGACGCATCACTCGCCAGGTACAACACCGCACCGGCCATTTCACTCGGATCGGCCACGCGTTTGAGCGGGATCTGCGTCAGCGCCTGCTTGAGGATCGCGTCGTTCTTCACCAGCGCCGAGGCGAACTTGGTGTCGGTCAGACCCGGCAACAGGGCGTTGCAACGGATGCCGAACTGCGCGCATTCCTTGGCGAAGACCTTGGTCATGTTGATCACCGCCGCCTTGGTCACCGAGTAGATGCCCTGGAAAATGCCCGGCGAGATACCGTTGATAGACGCCACGTTGATGATGCTGCCACCACCGTTTTCGCGCATCAGCTTGCCGGCTTCGACGGACATGAAGAAGTAGCCGCGAATGTTCACGTCAACGGTTTTCTGGAAGGCACTCAGATCAGTGTCCAGCACGTTGCAGAATTGCGGGTTGGTCGCGGCGTTGTTGACCAGAATGTCGAGGCGGCCGAACTGTTCCTTGATCCCGGCGAACACCTGGGCAATCTGCTCCATTTCACCGATGTGGCAGGCCACCGCAGTGGCTTTGCCGCCAGCCGCGATGATCGCATCGGCGACGTGCTGGCAGCCGTCGAGTTTGCGGCTCGAGACGATGACGTGGGCGCCTTGCTGGGCCAACAGTTTGGCGATCGCTTCACCGATGCCACGGCTGGCGCCGGAAACGAAAGCGATTTTACCGTCGAGGTCGAACAACTGAGTCTTGGACATAAGGGTTCCTGGGTGTGGGCCGTCAGAGGCTCGATTTCGCAATGACTTGCAGGCTCATCTGCTCCAGCAGTTTGTTCATGTGAATGAACTGCGCGAAGCGTTTGTCCTGGGTCTGGCCATGGTAGAAGCGGTAGTAGATCTGCTGCACGATGCCGGCCAGGCGGAACAGGCCGTAGGTGTAGTAGAAGTCGAAATTGTCGATCTGGATGCCCGAACGCTCGGCGTAGTAATCGACGAACTCGCGGCGCGTGAGCATGCCCGGCGCGTGGCTCGGCTGGCGGCGCATCAGTTGCACCGGCGCCGGATCGTCGGCCTGAATCCAATAGGCGAGGGTGTTGCCCAGGTCCATCAGCGGATCGCCGAGGGTGGTCAGTTCCCAGTCGAGCACGCCGATGATCTGCATCGGGTTGTGCGGGTCGAGGATGACGTTGTCGAAGCGGTAATCGTTATGAACGATGCTTGAGGTCGGATGATCGGCCGGCATCTTGTCGTTGAGCCAGGCTTTCACCGCTTGCCAGTGCGGCGCGTCCGGGGTCAGGGCCTTTTCGTAGCGCTCGCTCCAGCCTTTGATCTGGCGGGCGACGTAGCCTTCGGGTTTACCCAGATCGCCGAGGCCGCAAGCGTTGTAGTCAACGCGGTGCAGTTCGACGAAACGGTCGATGAAGCTTTTGCACAGTGCCTCGGTTTTCGCCGAATCGAGGCCCAGTTCCGGCGGCAGTTCCGAGCGCAGAATGATCCCGTTGACGCGTTCCATCACGTAGAACTCGGCGCCGATCACCGAATCGTCGGTGCAGTGCACGTAGGCTTTCGGGCAATACGGAAAGCCGTCGCGCAGCTGATTGAGAATGCGGAATTCGCGGCCCATGTCGTGGGCGGATTTGGCCTTGTGGCCGAATGGCGGACGGCGCAGGACGAATTCCTGCTCCGGGTATTCGAGCAGGTAGGTCAGGTTCGACGCACCGCCGGGGAACTGGCTGATCGCAGGTGTGCCGCTGAGGCCCGGAATGTGCGCCTTGAGGTACGGATCGATCAGGCTGGCATCGAGTTCTTCGCCAGAGCGGATACGGGTGGACTGGTCAGTAAGCGCCATGCTTATCCCTTCTGCTTATTTTGGAGGCCAGACATCATTGGCTAATCTAATGGTGCGCTCGGGCGGTCACAAGCGCGGGTCGGTCTTATAGGTTAGCGTGTTGCCGGATAATCACCTTTGGGAATGTGCGCGCCGGGCCATCGCAGGCTAAGGTTTAGCGGGTATGCCGTGTTCGCCAAGGAGGCTTGAGATGGGCTGTCCGCAAGTCTGTGCCAGTGCCACATTGCAATGCAGTTTTGGCGCCGCGCCGTCGATGCTCAACGTGCTGCCGCTGAATCGCACGCTGACCGGCGGCATGCCGGCGGCGAACATCATGGACCACATCCCGTTGGTCAACATCCTGCCGTTCGGGGTATGCATGAGCCTGGCCAATCCGATGGTCGCCGCAGCGACGGCTGCCGCGCTTGGCGTGTTGACGCCGATGCCGTGCATCCCGGCGACCGCAGCGCCATGGATCCCCGGTGGAGCGCCGACGCTGTTGCTGGGCGGGATGCCGGCGATCGACGCCAACAGCACGCTGATGTGCACGTGGGCGGGAGTGATCAAGATTGTCATGCCGGGGCAGATGCAGATGCTCATCCCCTGAACCCCCTGTAGGAGCTGCCGAAGGCTGCGATCTTGATGATCGCTCCCACGCTCCGCGTGGGAGCGCAGCCCGGGACGCTCTGCGTTCCATCCAGAGCCGAACGCGGAGCGTCCGTTGAGGCGTTCCCACGCAGAGCGTGGGAACGATCATAAAATCAAAAGATCGCAGCCTTCGGTAGCTCCTACAGGGGGGCGGTGGGGTTCGACAAATTCTGTGGGAGCGGGCTTGCGTCGATACAGCCGGAAAACTTCAGGCCTGCTGCGGATCGGCCCACTGGCGATACCACCAGCGCACCCGCGAAATCGGCTTGCCATCGGCGCCCAGCGGTCGACCGTCCTCGGCATAACCCTGCTCCGGCTCGATCAACTGCCCATTCAGATACCGAGCTTCCAGCGCCGGTTTGCCATTGGCATGAAAGCGCTGATAACGCCCCTCACGTACGCCATCGCGATAAAACTCCGCCTCCGCCACTTGCCCGTCCGGGAAGTAATTGAACGCCTCGCCATGCAACAATCCCCGCCGATAGGTCGCCTTGCGCTGGAGAAACCCCTCTGGTGCGTAAAAACTCGCGACCCCTTGCAGCTTGTCGCGCACGAACGGCATTTGCGCCGAGACCTTGCCATTCGGGTGATACAGCAGTGACGTGCCCTGCAACTCACCCTCGCGGTAATGCAGATCGGCCTGCTTGCGCCCGTCATCCTTGATGTTCAGCGGCCCGTCGAGCTGACCGTCCTGCAAACGTCCCTTGAGCTGCTTGTCCGCCTGCTGCAGATCCAGCGGTGTGATCGCCATGGCTTGTCCTTCAGTTGACCTGCACCAGGCCGCCCTTGATGGTCAGCATGCCGCCACCGTCGACGGTCTGCGAGGCCGCGCCCTTGTTGGTCAGGCTGATGCCGGCGTCGTTGGTCAGCGTCGTGCCGGCCTTGTTGTCCAGCGAAGTGCCGGCCTGATTGGTCAGCGCCGTGCCGGCCTTCTGCGTGATCGAAGTGCTGGCCGACGTCGCCAGATCGGCGCCGCTCTTGATGGTGAAACTGCCGCCGCTTTGCAGGGTGAGGGTGCCGCTGACCTTGATGGTCAGGTTGCCGTCCACGGTCAGGCTGTAATCGCCGGTGACCTTGTCGGTGTAGTTGCCGCCGGTGCTGTGGTTCTGATCGGCGCCGACTTTCACCGTTCGGCTGTCTTTCACATCGAGGCTGTCGCTGCCGGTCTGAATCGTGACGCTGCGTTTGCCCTTTTCCAGCGTGACGGTTTCGTCACCGTCCTTCACCGTGTGCGTGCGCGCGTTTTGTACCGTGAGGGTTTCGTCGTGGCCGACGGTGGCGGTGGTGTCGTTGAGCACGTTGATGTTCAGATCTTTCTGCGCCTGCAAGAACACTTCTTCGGCGTCTTTCTTGTCCTCGAAGCGCAATTCATTGAAGCCGCCACCACCCTTGGACGACTGGGTCTTGATCCCCGACTGGGTCTGATTGGCCGGCAGCGCGTAGGGCAGGGCGTTGTCGCCGTTGTAGACGCAACCGGTCACCAGTGGCCGATCCGGATCGCCGTCGATAAAGGTCACGATGACCTCCTGGCCGATGCGCGGCACAAACTGCATACCGAAACCCTTGCCGCTCCACGGCAGTACCACGCGCACCCAGCAGGAACTGGTCTCGTCGTTCTTGCCGTCGCGATCCCAAGGGAACTGCAACTTGATCCGCCCGTATTCGTCAGTCCAGATTTCCTCGCCGGATTTGCCAACGACGATCGCTGTTTGCGCATGCATGCGTGGTTTCGGTGTGGTGCGCTGCGGGCGAAACGTGGTGCTTTTGGGGATCGCTTCGAAGCGGTTGCGATAGCTTTCGTGAGTGGCGTCATGGGTGACCCGCGTCACCACCCAATCGATG
This window encodes:
- a CDS encoding trimeric intracellular cation channel family protein, which encodes MADLLGTAVFAVEGAIAAMRSQLDLLGVMVIAFIVALGGGVTRDLLIGATPPNAVADWRYPALAFFMGGLAFVFHEHVLSWSGSTLIVLDAAGLALFAVAGAQKALNFAITPFVAMLMGTITGVGGGVIRDIVLARIPVVLQADLYASSAFTGAAVLIIARRCGVSPVAAALLEGAACLLLRLLSVHFGWQLPKVIDA
- a CDS encoding Gfo/Idh/MocA family protein — its product is MRELGIGLIGTGFMGRAHALAFRNVSAVFELPFKLNLAALTDADPQRARQCAEAWGFAAHHSDWQHLINDPKVNLVAITTPNHLHYPMAMAALAAGKAVYCEKPLAVSLEQASAMRQAARDAGVVTRVGYNYQHNPMITLAHDLIRDGELGEIISFQGEFSEDFMADPDSPWSWRCDPAHAGGALADLGSHLLSMARYLVGDVEAVCADTHTVHTQRPAGTTQKPINVDDQVHALLRFANGARGTFSSSWLKHGYKNHLSFEISGTRGTLTFDQERLNELRLFRAGQDGFQRLLAGPNLPGYAAFSPAPGHQLGYNELKTLEVHDVLMALAGNHQGGTDFEQAWAVERLATAIRLAAREQRWVSLEEV
- a CDS encoding SDR family oxidoreductase, with the protein product MSKTQLFDLDGKIAFVSGASRGIGEAIAKLLAQQGAHVIVSSRKLDGCQHVADAIIAAGGKATAVACHIGEMEQIAQVFAGIKEQFGRLDILVNNAATNPQFCNVLDTDLSAFQKTVDVNIRGYFFMSVEAGKLMRENGGGSIINVASINGISPGIFQGIYSVTKAAVINMTKVFAKECAQFGIRCNALLPGLTDTKFASALVKNDAILKQALTQIPLKRVADPSEMAGAVLYLASDASSYTTGVALNVDGGFLS
- a CDS encoding phosphotransferase family protein encodes the protein MALTDQSTRIRSGEELDASLIDPYLKAHIPGLSGTPAISQFPGGASNLTYLLEYPEQEFVLRRPPFGHKAKSAHDMGREFRILNQLRDGFPYCPKAYVHCTDDSVIGAEFYVMERVNGIILRSELPPELGLDSAKTEALCKSFIDRFVELHRVDYNACGLGDLGKPEGYVARQIKGWSERYEKALTPDAPHWQAVKAWLNDKMPADHPTSSIVHNDYRFDNVILDPHNPMQIIGVLDWELTTLGDPLMDLGNTLAYWIQADDPAPVQLMRRQPSHAPGMLTRREFVDYYAERSGIQIDNFDFYYTYGLFRLAGIVQQIYYRFYHGQTQDKRFAQFIHMNKLLEQMSLQVIAKSSL
- a CDS encoding DUF4280 domain-containing protein, which codes for MGCPQVCASATLQCSFGAAPSMLNVLPLNRTLTGGMPAANIMDHIPLVNILPFGVCMSLANPMVAAATAAALGVLTPMPCIPATAAPWIPGGAPTLLLGGMPAIDANSTLMCTWAGVIKIVMPGQMQMLIP
- a CDS encoding toxin-antitoxin system YwqK family antitoxin; amino-acid sequence: MAITPLDLQQADKQLKGRLQDGQLDGPLNIKDDGRKQADLHYREGELQGTSLLYHPNGKVSAQMPFVRDKLQGVASFYAPEGFLQRKATYRRGLLHGEAFNYFPDGQVAEAEFYRDGVREGRYQRFHANGKPALEARYLNGQLIEPEQGYAEDGRPLGADGKPISRVRWWYRQWADPQQA
- the tssI gene encoding type VI secretion system tip protein VgrG, which translates into the protein MPRSVDSNTSLSLTATSLSALFPESLSGEEALNALGSQILNGLNDGTALTLTSAVASHVTTTLHNDALVRPFDALVAEIRQLPADATAERYQLLLRPWLWWLTLGSNNRIFQNLATSDIVTTIFKAYGFTDFKLSLTGSYTPREYCVQYGESDFAFVSRLLEEDGIFWFFTHDAGKHTLVLGDSNDAFVQIPNGPKVSYLGQGLGLRELHGIRSGQVCLQAVAGVYRATDYEFTTPTTSLYGQAEAVAGPLSVYEHPGGYNAKAQGDALTKQRVDGLRSEEKRFVGESDCRWLIPGHWFTLDGHDDSSLNIDWVVTRVTHDATHESYRNRFEAIPKSTTFRPQRTTPKPRMHAQTAIVVGKSGEEIWTDEYGRIKLQFPWDRDGKNDETSSCWVRVVLPWSGKGFGMQFVPRIGQEVIVTFIDGDPDRPLVTGCVYNGDNALPYALPANQTQSGIKTQSSKGGGGFNELRFEDKKDAEEVFLQAQKDLNINVLNDTTATVGHDETLTVQNARTHTVKDGDETVTLEKGKRSVTIQTGSDSLDVKDSRTVKVGADQNHSTGGNYTDKVTGDYSLTVDGNLTIKVSGTLTLQSGGSFTIKSGADLATSASTSITQKAGTALTNQAGTSLDNKAGTTLTNDAGISLTNKGAASQTVDGGGMLTIKGGLVQVN